In Myxococcales bacterium, one genomic interval encodes:
- a CDS encoding metallophosphoesterase: MASFLAVGDTGKVHRPFASLLEGQVAVGNDLALEDRAHPVDAMLLLGDNFYMWGLIEAELVDRIDQNLAYPYCRFVELEGPRSAEIATHCSSSSQRTRVLPIYAMLGNHDLVSSGSPALQRDTIPEFISNWSLSTDLAVNRELDGGLSLIMFNSEAHVRNAANRTALANALKAAKGPWRVLAAHRPIIIDEEGGAPKPGDPRFEFQQWVQSAIEESGVRVHLYLSGHHHSLQILAGGGELGPDLHVVVGSGARYRKILAAHPQRHYQAERLGFVRVDVVGDGADGNRAGRLVVSLFQSPTIPLLRFGAPKPAARWSVGPAGDLVQEDAAP, from the coding sequence GTGGCATCTTTTTTGGCCGTGGGCGACACGGGCAAGGTGCATCGTCCGTTTGCGTCGTTGCTCGAAGGTCAGGTGGCGGTGGGCAACGATCTTGCCCTTGAAGATCGGGCCCATCCCGTCGATGCAATGCTCTTGCTCGGCGACAATTTTTACATGTGGGGTCTGATCGAAGCGGAACTGGTGGATCGCATCGACCAGAACCTCGCCTACCCGTACTGTCGCTTTGTCGAACTCGAGGGGCCGCGATCGGCCGAGATCGCGACTCATTGTTCGAGTTCGTCCCAACGAACTCGCGTGCTTCCCATCTACGCAATGCTCGGAAATCACGATCTGGTAAGCAGCGGAAGTCCAGCTCTGCAACGTGACACAATTCCCGAGTTCATTTCCAATTGGTCTCTTTCAACTGATCTCGCGGTCAACCGGGAGCTCGATGGAGGCCTGAGTCTCATCATGTTCAATTCGGAGGCCCATGTTCGGAACGCGGCGAACCGCACGGCCCTGGCGAACGCTTTGAAGGCGGCGAAGGGCCCCTGGCGAGTGCTCGCCGCCCACAGGCCAATTATCATCGATGAAGAGGGAGGCGCGCCAAAGCCTGGCGATCCGAGGTTCGAGTTTCAGCAGTGGGTTCAGAGCGCGATCGAAGAATCCGGGGTTCGCGTGCATCTCTACCTTTCCGGTCATCACCACAGTCTGCAGATTCTCGCAGGAGGTGGGGAACTGGGTCCCGACCTGCACGTCGTGGTGGGAAGCGGTGCGCGTTATCGAAAGATTCTCGCCGCACATCCCCAGCGACACTATCAGGCGGAACGGTTGGGCTTCGTCCGGGTGGACGTCGTCGGCGATGGCGCAGATGGAAACCGCGCGGGGCGGCTCGTCGTCTCGCTCTTCCAATCCCCCACCATTCCGCTGTTACGCTTCGGCGCTCCCAAGCCTGCCGCGCGCTGGTCGGTTGGGCCCGCAGGTGATCTGGTTCAAGAGGACGCTGCACCCTAA
- a CDS encoding NAD-glutamate dehydrogenase: protein MTLVHCENYEAFFAQLNAEIQERLDFEPARRMTVFSRLFFESFPLEELEAANLRDIYASTYFFWNQFQKLDRSKPRVQVFNPTLEEHGWTSDYTIVAVFACDMPFLMDSLRLALDRRNIPINMLHSSVFEVERNTQFELVDFWGPDPSTDINRERIAPREALIYLEIHRHSSISDFEAIAQDLDSVIADVSLAVEDFDTMRSRARKLLEDLEKSPPDCIPPADIEESRAFIAWMLDDHFTFLGVTEVVSTMESGGRAIREDTERRLGLLKKHQRRKSIEFLHEMNPRAASLWLEPRLLGFAKSSVRSTVHRSVYSDYVTVKQFDEDGQVARETRFLGLFTSRAYTQSPFRIPVVRRKLEAVMAQEHVQPNRHQGRYLEHVLESYPRDELFQIGVSTLAKIATGITRLHERKQVRLFVRRDDYGRYYSCIVYVPRDLYHTELRLKMSDILCEALGSDEVEFTTYFSDSVLARTHFVLRVDPMVEVDFDRKSVERRIVEAAKTWEQRFEEALTTSLGAEKGASLAREFASGFPAGYIEDFDARVAVRDVQTIIGLEQGPDIGMSFSREIEDPENRLRFKLFQLDNIVTLSDVIPILENLGVRVIGEHPYPITRRNGRKIWIHDFELEYVFADSVDLHYVKDSFPEAFRNIWLGRADSDGFNRLILGTHLGWREATILRTYARYMKQTGFPFSIQYIAQTLSRHLNVAEDLVALFHAHFDPRQYGQKGGDSERERMEARINDDLETVESLDEDRIIRRYVTLIKNTLRTNFYQRDSAGNPKAWLSFKLAPRSIPDLPKPLPRFEIFVHSARTEGVHLRWGRVARGGIRWSDRQEDYRTEILGLVKAQQVKNAVIVPVGAKGGFITRRATNGQSRDAIQQEGVACYRQFIQGLLDVTDNYVNGEIVSPPGVAHRDQPDPYLVVAADKGTAKFSDIANEIAEQYNFWLGDGFAAGGSIGYDHKKMGITARGAWVSVQQHFQEMSIDVQKDSISVVGIGDMSGDVFGNGMLLSDKLKLVAAFNHAHIFIDPNPKPLESFEERKRLFALDRSAWSDYDATIISEGGGVYSRSAKSIAISPEVRARFNIEETVLDPNGLISALLKAPVDLIFNGGIGTYIKAERETHAEVRDKANDALRIDASQLQCRVLCEGGNLGITQLGRIEYCLAGGRANTDFIDNAAGVNCSDHEVNVKILLGEALARGELTEKQRRQILEDTAQSVSQMVLRDSFRQVQAISVAETQSTRRMGEHRRYISALSDAGLLDREIEFIPEDDELVERKAAGKSLTRPEISLLVSYTKAILKEEFCCDEISNDEIIVTAVESAFPQELNERFSEEIYTHRLKREIIATQIANEIVNRMGFTFVYRMRESTGASSAEIAKAYVATREIFDLEARFEEVERLGATTSTYVQVWLMGEIMGLARRCCRWLLRNRRGALRPSVEIEHFSEGIRRITETLPERLTGQPLAEWTERKKKVRAAGVPDSLASFLAHAPNLHSCFALIEAAGSTGADPEVAAGVYFQLGERLDLQWFRVQIAQLRVDDHWQALSRENCLDDLDWQERALTVSILRFMEVGEDPTEVIGRWLERHSPSAQRWNAMLTDLHSGDSLDLPMCSVALRELLDWAQTASHQG, encoded by the coding sequence ATGACGCTGGTCCATTGCGAAAACTACGAGGCCTTCTTCGCCCAGCTCAATGCGGAGATCCAGGAACGTCTCGATTTCGAGCCAGCCCGCCGGATGACCGTATTTAGTCGCCTCTTCTTCGAGTCCTTTCCTCTCGAGGAACTCGAAGCGGCGAACCTGCGCGACATCTATGCGAGCACGTACTTCTTCTGGAATCAGTTCCAGAAACTCGATCGATCCAAGCCTCGAGTCCAGGTGTTCAACCCCACCCTCGAAGAACATGGCTGGACTTCGGACTACACCATCGTCGCGGTCTTTGCCTGCGACATGCCCTTTCTGATGGACTCACTTCGGCTGGCCCTCGACCGACGCAACATTCCAATCAACATGCTGCACAGCAGCGTGTTCGAGGTCGAGCGCAATACGCAGTTCGAGCTCGTCGATTTCTGGGGTCCGGACCCCAGTACTGATATCAATCGGGAACGAATCGCGCCCCGCGAAGCGTTGATCTATCTGGAGATCCATCGACATTCTTCGATTTCAGATTTCGAAGCCATCGCTCAGGATCTCGACTCGGTCATCGCCGACGTATCACTTGCGGTAGAAGACTTCGACACCATGCGCTCGAGGGCCCGCAAGCTTCTCGAAGATCTGGAAAAATCACCTCCCGATTGCATCCCACCGGCGGATATCGAAGAGTCCCGAGCGTTCATCGCCTGGATGCTCGACGATCACTTCACGTTCCTCGGGGTCACCGAAGTCGTGAGTACGATGGAAAGCGGTGGGCGCGCGATTCGCGAGGACACTGAGCGTCGCCTGGGGTTGCTCAAAAAACATCAACGTCGCAAGTCGATCGAGTTCCTGCATGAGATGAATCCACGAGCGGCGAGCTTGTGGCTGGAACCTCGCTTGTTGGGCTTCGCAAAGTCTTCGGTGCGGTCGACCGTGCATCGCAGCGTCTATTCAGACTATGTCACCGTCAAACAGTTCGATGAGGACGGCCAGGTTGCGCGGGAGACTCGCTTCCTCGGGCTCTTTACCTCGAGGGCCTATACCCAGAGCCCGTTTCGAATTCCCGTCGTCCGGCGCAAGCTCGAAGCGGTGATGGCCCAGGAGCACGTGCAGCCGAATCGCCATCAAGGTCGCTATCTCGAACACGTTCTCGAGAGCTACCCCCGGGATGAACTGTTCCAGATCGGTGTTTCTACCCTGGCAAAGATCGCAACCGGAATCACTCGACTTCACGAGCGCAAACAGGTGCGGTTGTTCGTGCGTAGAGACGACTACGGTCGCTATTATTCCTGCATCGTCTACGTACCGCGCGACCTTTATCACACCGAACTTCGCCTCAAGATGAGCGACATCCTTTGTGAGGCGCTGGGGTCCGACGAGGTCGAATTCACGACCTACTTCTCAGACTCGGTGCTGGCCCGCACTCACTTCGTCCTACGCGTCGATCCCATGGTGGAGGTCGACTTCGACAGGAAGTCGGTCGAGCGACGCATCGTCGAGGCCGCGAAGACCTGGGAGCAGCGATTCGAAGAAGCCTTGACGACTTCTCTCGGAGCCGAAAAGGGCGCAAGCCTTGCACGCGAATTCGCCTCCGGCTTCCCTGCCGGCTACATCGAAGATTTCGACGCTCGCGTCGCAGTGCGCGACGTCCAGACCATCATCGGCCTCGAACAGGGACCAGATATTGGCATGAGCTTCTCTCGGGAAATCGAAGACCCGGAGAACCGTCTGCGTTTCAAGTTGTTTCAGCTGGACAACATCGTCACCCTGTCCGACGTCATCCCAATCCTGGAGAACCTCGGCGTCCGAGTGATCGGGGAGCACCCCTACCCCATTACCCGACGAAACGGTCGCAAGATTTGGATACACGACTTCGAGCTCGAGTATGTCTTCGCCGACAGCGTCGACCTCCACTACGTAAAGGACAGCTTTCCCGAGGCGTTCCGGAACATCTGGCTGGGACGGGCGGACAGCGACGGATTCAACCGGCTGATCCTGGGAACTCATCTGGGCTGGCGGGAAGCCACCATCCTGCGCACCTATGCGCGCTACATGAAGCAGACGGGCTTCCCCTTCAGCATTCAGTACATCGCCCAAACCCTCTCGCGTCACCTCAACGTGGCGGAGGATCTCGTCGCGCTGTTTCACGCCCACTTCGATCCCAGGCAGTACGGCCAAAAGGGGGGCGACAGCGAGCGCGAGCGTATGGAAGCGCGAATAAACGACGATCTAGAGACCGTCGAGAGTCTGGACGAAGACCGCATCATCCGTCGCTACGTAACCTTGATCAAAAACACGCTGCGCACCAACTTCTATCAACGTGATTCGGCCGGAAACCCGAAGGCCTGGCTCTCATTCAAACTCGCGCCGCGATCGATTCCCGACCTGCCCAAGCCGCTTCCGCGATTCGAGATCTTCGTCCACTCTGCCCGCACCGAGGGCGTTCATCTGCGCTGGGGCCGTGTTGCTCGGGGTGGGATCCGCTGGTCCGATCGCCAGGAAGACTATCGCACCGAAATTCTGGGACTGGTCAAGGCACAGCAAGTCAAGAATGCCGTTATCGTACCGGTCGGCGCCAAGGGCGGGTTCATCACCAGGCGGGCTACCAACGGCCAGAGCCGAGACGCGATCCAGCAAGAAGGGGTCGCCTGCTATCGCCAGTTCATTCAGGGTCTGCTCGATGTTACGGACAACTACGTCAACGGCGAAATTGTCTCGCCCCCGGGCGTCGCTCACCGGGATCAACCCGACCCCTATCTCGTCGTAGCGGCCGACAAGGGAACCGCGAAGTTCTCGGACATCGCCAACGAAATCGCAGAACAATACAATTTTTGGTTGGGAGATGGCTTCGCCGCGGGTGGCAGCATCGGTTACGACCACAAGAAAATGGGCATCACCGCACGCGGCGCCTGGGTCTCGGTGCAGCAGCACTTCCAAGAGATGAGCATCGATGTCCAGAAAGATTCCATCAGCGTAGTCGGCATCGGCGACATGTCGGGAGACGTCTTTGGCAACGGGATGCTGCTTTCGGACAAACTCAAGCTCGTCGCTGCGTTCAACCACGCACACATCTTCATCGATCCGAACCCGAAGCCACTCGAGAGCTTCGAGGAACGCAAGCGTCTGTTCGCGCTCGATCGATCGGCCTGGTCAGACTACGATGCAACGATCATCTCCGAGGGCGGTGGCGTCTACTCCCGAAGCGCAAAGTCCATCGCGATATCCCCCGAAGTGCGCGCGCGTTTCAATATCGAAGAAACCGTACTCGACCCCAATGGGCTCATCTCGGCGCTCCTCAAGGCGCCGGTGGACCTCATATTCAACGGCGGCATTGGCACGTACATCAAAGCGGAACGCGAGACCCACGCAGAAGTCAGGGACAAAGCCAATGACGCACTGCGAATCGACGCCAGCCAACTTCAGTGCCGAGTGCTGTGTGAGGGAGGCAATCTCGGCATCACCCAACTGGGCCGCATCGAATACTGTTTGGCTGGGGGTCGCGCGAACACGGACTTCATCGACAATGCGGCGGGTGTCAATTGCTCCGACCACGAGGTCAACGTCAAGATCTTGCTCGGCGAGGCCCTCGCCCGGGGTGAATTGACGGAGAAGCAGCGTCGGCAAATCCTCGAAGACACCGCCCAGTCCGTCTCGCAGATGGTGCTGCGGGATTCATTCCGCCAAGTGCAAGCGATCAGCGTGGCCGAGACCCAGTCCACCCGGCGCATGGGCGAACATCGCCGTTACATCTCAGCCCTGAGCGATGCTGGGTTGCTCGATCGCGAGATCGAATTCATCCCCGAAGACGACGAGCTCGTCGAGCGAAAAGCGGCTGGCAAATCTCTTACCCGTCCCGAGATCAGCCTGCTTGTCTCGTACACCAAGGCAATCTTGAAAGAGGAGTTCTGCTGTGACGAGATCTCGAATGACGAGATCATCGTGACCGCGGTCGAATCGGCCTTCCCGCAGGAGCTCAACGAACGCTTCTCGGAGGAGATCTACACCCATCGGCTCAAGCGAGAGATCATCGCGACGCAGATCGCCAACGAGATCGTCAACCGGATGGGCTTTACCTTTGTCTACCGCATGCGTGAATCGACCGGCGCCAGCTCTGCGGAAATCGCCAAGGCCTACGTCGCGACCCGAGAGATTTTTGACCTCGAGGCGCGCTTCGAAGAAGTCGAGCGGTTGGGCGCCACCACCTCGACCTATGTTCAAGTCTGGCTGATGGGCGAAATCATGGGCCTCGCGCGCAGGTGCTGCCGTTGGCTGTTGCGCAACCGACGCGGTGCCCTGCGCCCCTCGGTCGAAATCGAACACTTCTCCGAGGGGATTCGAAGAATCACCGAAACCCTTCCCGAACGACTCACTGGACAACCTTTGGCCGAGTGGACAGAGCGCAAGAAGAAAGTCCGAGCTGCGGGCGTCCCAGATTCGCTCGCATCTTTTCTCGCCCACGCACCCAACCTCCACTCTTGCTTCGCATTGATCGAGGCCGCGGGAAGCACCGGGGCCGATCCCGAGGTAGCCGCCGGCGTCTATTTCCAGTTGGGCGAGCGCCTCGACCTGCAATGGTTCCGCGTCCAGATCGCCCAGCTACGGGTCGACGACCACTGGCAGGCACTTTCCCGAGAAAACTGTCTCGACGACCTCGACTGGCAGGAGCGCGCGCTCACCGTGAGCATCCTGCGTTTCATGGAGGTGGGCGAAGACCCGACGGAGGTTATCGGCCGCTGGCTGGAGCGGCATTCACCTTCGGCGCAACGCTGGAACGCAATGCTCACCGACCTCCACAGCGGGGACTCCCTCGATCTCCCCATGTGCTCAGTCGCCCTTCGCGAACTGCTCGACTGGGCCCAGACTGCATCCCACCAAGGCTGA
- a CDS encoding ammonium transporter yields MRTHPLRSNHALSFSSLVAFIVLIASPALAQEADVGPPLIDHLWLLVCAALVFFMQAGFLCFEVGAVQSKSVTAVAMKNLVDWIMASAGFFLVGFGLMFGTDIGGFIGSSLWALEGVEGNGLGYTFFFFQLVFAGTALTIVSGAMSERTGFVTYLLVSLIMGLVIYPVFGHWVWGSGFIADNTPWLAGLGFIDFAGSSVVHMVGAGVAAVGVMMLGPRLGRYDADGNLVELKAHSFPFAGLGVIILWFGWIGFNGGSELAFNDAVPRIIVVTNIAAAFAGLAGFAHCWFFQNKANINEKFLGSILGGLVAITACCHLVTPLVAAVIGMLAGVVHNLSFDLVIKRWQLDDPVGAIPVHGFCGAFGILCVALFGNADMLAHPRLVQLGVQVIGIVVCVAWSMGAAYIMFATLRKFVGLRVSFEEEYAGIHIGGEPPKAAQEKLSADDLSDLM; encoded by the coding sequence ATGCGCACCCATCCGCTTCGATCCAATCACGCATTGAGCTTCAGCTCGCTCGTCGCGTTCATCGTCCTGATCGCTTCCCCTGCACTCGCCCAGGAGGCAGACGTGGGTCCGCCACTGATCGATCACCTTTGGTTGCTTGTCTGCGCAGCCCTGGTTTTCTTCATGCAAGCTGGCTTTCTCTGCTTCGAGGTCGGCGCCGTTCAATCCAAGAGTGTGACGGCGGTGGCGATGAAGAACCTGGTGGACTGGATCATGGCTTCTGCCGGGTTCTTCCTGGTAGGTTTTGGGCTGATGTTCGGCACCGACATCGGTGGTTTCATCGGCAGCTCGCTCTGGGCATTGGAGGGAGTCGAAGGCAACGGACTCGGCTACACGTTCTTCTTCTTCCAACTCGTGTTCGCCGGTACGGCGCTGACGATCGTCTCCGGTGCCATGTCCGAGCGAACGGGTTTCGTAACCTACCTGCTCGTTTCTCTCATCATGGGCCTGGTCATCTACCCGGTCTTCGGACACTGGGTCTGGGGCAGCGGATTTATCGCTGACAACACACCATGGCTCGCCGGACTCGGGTTCATCGACTTTGCCGGGTCGAGTGTCGTTCATATGGTTGGCGCAGGGGTTGCGGCCGTGGGCGTCATGATGCTTGGGCCACGCCTCGGGCGTTACGATGCCGACGGCAACTTGGTCGAGTTGAAAGCTCACAGCTTCCCGTTCGCCGGACTCGGCGTGATCATTCTCTGGTTCGGCTGGATCGGGTTCAACGGAGGCAGCGAGCTTGCCTTCAACGACGCGGTACCCCGAATCATCGTCGTCACCAACATCGCTGCGGCATTTGCCGGACTTGCCGGCTTCGCTCATTGCTGGTTCTTTCAGAACAAGGCAAACATCAACGAAAAATTTCTGGGCTCGATCCTAGGCGGCCTGGTGGCGATCACCGCTTGCTGTCACCTGGTTACGCCTCTCGTCGCGGCGGTCATCGGAATGCTCGCTGGCGTCGTGCACAACCTCAGCTTCGATCTGGTCATCAAACGCTGGCAGCTGGACGACCCGGTGGGTGCGATCCCGGTTCACGGGTTCTGCGGAGCGTTCGGCATCCTGTGCGTCGCGCTGTTTGGAAACGCCGACATGCTCGCACATCCACGGCTGGTTCAGCTCGGTGTCCAGGTCATCGGGATTGTTGTCTGCGTCGCGTGGAGCATGGGGGCTGCCTACATCATGTTTGCAACGCTCCGCAAGTTCGTGGGTCTGCGCGTGTCCTTCGAGGAAGAGTATGCGGGCATCCACATCGGTGGAGAGCCGCCCAAGGCTGCACAAGAGAAACTGTCCGCAGATGATCTCAGCGATCTCATGTAA
- a CDS encoding HDOD domain-containing protein encodes MMSTLEELLEDLDSFPTIPAIAQQVINQLGDSNAGLAEIAGLISQDALLTARIYRLVRSPIYSGQMPMESLHDAIMRVGVKGIRNLAFSVAILDMLPELPEPLSVQGFWTIGLGTALSAQHLAGDVGYSKPETAYIAGLVHSLGEAYLAINHTRRYARAIENARKAEISYEVGLMDEFGLPHSEVAAEVLRRWNMAEDVVDAVAHHLECQHAEDPLLAGIVFAADRICRDLRLAAPDAGHSERAWVEEIPPELMSKINSIGYPDITFYLMEQQEFLSYVSDTVRSIFSEQ; translated from the coding sequence ATGATGAGCACACTCGAAGAACTTCTCGAAGATCTCGATTCTTTCCCCACGATTCCCGCGATCGCGCAGCAGGTCATCAATCAGCTCGGCGACAGCAATGCCGGACTCGCCGAGATCGCCGGACTGATCTCCCAGGACGCCTTGCTGACCGCACGTATCTACCGGCTCGTCAGATCCCCCATTTACTCCGGACAGATGCCCATGGAATCGCTGCATGATGCGATCATGCGGGTGGGGGTGAAAGGGATTCGAAACCTCGCCTTTTCGGTAGCCATTCTCGACATGCTACCTGAGCTGCCAGAACCATTGAGTGTCCAAGGCTTCTGGACCATCGGACTGGGTACCGCGCTCTCCGCTCAACACCTCGCCGGGGATGTCGGATATTCGAAGCCAGAGACGGCCTACATTGCCGGTCTGGTGCATTCGCTCGGAGAGGCGTACCTCGCGATCAATCACACCCGGCGGTACGCACGCGCCATCGAGAACGCACGCAAGGCAGAGATCTCCTACGAGGTCGGACTGATGGATGAGTTCGGGTTGCCGCATTCTGAAGTCGCCGCCGAAGTGCTTCGTCGCTGGAACATGGCGGAGGATGTGGTGGACGCGGTAGCGCATCATCTGGAGTGCCAGCACGCCGAAGACCCACTACTCGCTGGCATCGTCTTCGCCGCCGATCGCATTTGTCGTGACCTGCGGCTGGCAGCGCCAGATGCCGGCCATAGCGAGCGTGCCTGGGTAGAAGAGATCCCGCCGGAGTTGATGTCAAAGATCAATTCGATCGGTTATCCCGACATCACTTTCTATCTGATGGAGCAGCAGGAGTTCCTGTCCTACGTATCGGACACCGTTCGATCCATCTTTTCCGAACAGTAA
- a CDS encoding YnbE family lipoprotein: protein MRVSIQLSGLIAVSCLQLSAVGCTPTIAIKAPKEPIVINMNIKIEHEITMEVNRDLEAMIEEEKDIF from the coding sequence ATGCGAGTATCGATTCAACTCAGCGGACTAATCGCAGTCTCGTGTTTGCAGCTGAGCGCGGTGGGCTGCACCCCCACGATCGCGATCAAGGCACCCAAGGAGCCGATCGTCATCAACATGAACATCAAAATCGAACACGAGATCACAATGGAAGTAAATCGCGATCTCGAAGCCATGATCGAAGAGGAAAAGGATATTTTCTAG
- a CDS encoding YdbH domain-containing protein: MTLRRLGFAAAVVLLAVAALWSARREITHALLVERARALGLSEFSVDVTSLNFGHATLANLRVDARSPAPSLEISGIELSYSPDSLLRQRLSRVDVDVLHLRADLRDDAFGSTFSQDSDGSLAEFHPFDSLNVGSAQLTLQSENNGKIRLSGDLHSRLEKDAAIEFDLAFELRVERPEVVLRTQVEGKFTRDSLLEMTLAPFGLNGRIGESRDAMAFEFETPVVAVRLDASDTDAPPQLQVYAGGGRLNFPTEFISFEELGFFLDIDAEERLPTSVFALGRIVDRATPRRFGPLKAHGRVVPESDGRLRIDLHLGDVDGLMRMRLDGWHAMATGDGSLAFALEPSTLDEIGARLPDLFPALNGVVSNLTGQLELEGVSHWKADALDLEFTIHLRDLGMTTDLGELSGVNASISLVGPTPFYMPEVQRVTVERFSAGVDLLNAIIDFRLRRDGTVEIPRLQWDFAEGIARTHGVYDPQSTQQAFTVEAVDVDLRALIELINLDGLSGEGTLDGVFPIYIDDGVIELRGATLTSDPKGGWLRYRPTGAASAVTASNEHLNQLAEILENFNFESIVISLNGNVLGDVQVAIQLKGANPDYHDGFPIELNTKVESQFGDLIRSGTAAFRFATQATQALEKSLRRGGHETAEAR; encoded by the coding sequence ATGACGTTGCGACGCCTCGGATTCGCTGCGGCGGTGGTCCTGCTGGCGGTCGCCGCGCTGTGGAGTGCCCGCCGCGAGATCACTCATGCGCTGCTGGTCGAGCGCGCCCGGGCGCTGGGCCTTTCGGAGTTCAGCGTCGACGTGACCTCGTTGAATTTTGGCCACGCGACCCTGGCCAATTTACGCGTCGATGCCCGGTCGCCAGCCCCATCCCTCGAGATCTCCGGAATCGAGCTGAGCTATTCGCCGGACTCATTGCTTCGGCAGAGGCTTTCCCGGGTGGACGTGGATGTATTGCACTTGCGGGCGGATCTTCGCGACGACGCGTTCGGGTCGACATTCTCGCAGGACTCGGACGGGAGCCTCGCCGAATTTCATCCCTTCGATTCGTTGAACGTCGGCTCAGCTCAGCTGACGCTGCAGAGCGAGAACAACGGCAAGATTCGCCTGTCAGGGGATCTGCACAGCCGTCTGGAGAAGGACGCAGCCATTGAATTCGATCTCGCTTTCGAGCTTCGCGTCGAGCGGCCGGAGGTTGTTCTACGGACGCAGGTCGAGGGGAAGTTCACGAGAGACTCGTTGCTCGAAATGACCCTCGCGCCTTTTGGCCTGAACGGTCGCATCGGCGAGAGTCGAGACGCCATGGCCTTCGAATTCGAAACTCCAGTCGTCGCGGTTCGGCTCGATGCGAGTGACACCGATGCGCCGCCACAGTTGCAAGTATACGCTGGGGGCGGGCGACTCAACTTTCCCACCGAGTTCATCTCGTTCGAAGAGCTGGGTTTTTTCCTGGACATCGACGCAGAGGAGCGACTACCCACCAGCGTCTTCGCTCTGGGTCGCATTGTCGATCGGGCCACCCCGCGGCGCTTTGGCCCGCTCAAAGCCCACGGGCGGGTTGTCCCGGAGTCCGACGGTCGCTTGCGCATCGATCTCCATCTGGGCGACGTCGATGGACTGATGCGGATGCGGCTCGATGGATGGCATGCGATGGCGACGGGAGACGGGTCGCTCGCGTTTGCCCTCGAACCTTCGACGCTCGATGAAATCGGCGCCCGGTTGCCCGATCTGTTTCCCGCTCTCAACGGTGTGGTTTCCAATCTCACCGGACAATTAGAGTTGGAGGGCGTATCCCATTGGAAAGCCGACGCGTTGGATTTGGAGTTCACCATTCACTTGCGCGATCTCGGAATGACGACCGATCTGGGGGAACTTTCGGGGGTGAATGCGAGCATCTCACTCGTTGGCCCCACGCCATTCTACATGCCCGAGGTTCAGCGAGTTACGGTCGAGCGGTTCTCTGCGGGAGTCGATCTCTTGAACGCGATCATCGACTTTCGACTGCGTCGCGATGGAACTGTCGAGATTCCCCGGCTTCAATGGGATTTCGCCGAGGGCATTGCCCGTACCCATGGTGTCTACGATCCCCAATCCACCCAGCAAGCGTTTACCGTGGAAGCCGTTGACGTCGATCTCCGAGCCCTCATCGAGCTCATCAATCTCGACGGATTGAGTGGAGAAGGGACCCTCGACGGTGTGTTTCCGATCTATATCGACGACGGCGTGATCGAACTGCGGGGTGCAACGCTCACCAGCGATCCGAAAGGCGGCTGGCTGCGCTATCGGCCAACCGGGGCAGCGTCCGCGGTCACAGCCAGTAACGAGCATCTGAACCAGTTGGCCGAGATTCTCGAGAACTTTAATTTTGAATCGATCGTCATATCGTTGAATGGAAATGTGCTGGGCGACGTCCAAGTTGCAATTCAGCTCAAGGGGGCCAATCCCGACTATCACGATGGCTTTCCCATTGAGTTGAACACGAAAGTCGAGTCGCAGTTTGGAGATCTGATTCGAAGCGGGACGGCAGCCTTTCGCTTCGCGACCCAGGCAACCCAAGCGCTGGAAAAATCTTTGCGCCGCGGGGGTCATGAAACCGCGGAGGCGAGGTGA
- a CDS encoding YdbL family protein, with translation MMSTSQNLNLRIGLLIALVMGIVIGGPLSASAQQMLLDAKAAEQVGEKLDGFLAVVDQNAPAKVKKLVVDTNNLRMERYKQVAKKRGSTLDSVGKQAAAILFKRATPGQLLQTADGKWKKKD, from the coding sequence ATGATGTCGACAAGTCAAAACCTGAATCTGCGGATTGGACTCTTGATCGCGTTGGTCATGGGTATTGTGATCGGCGGGCCGCTTTCGGCCTCGGCCCAGCAGATGCTTCTCGACGCAAAGGCGGCGGAGCAGGTGGGCGAAAAGCTCGACGGATTTCTTGCTGTGGTTGATCAGAACGCGCCGGCCAAGGTCAAGAAGCTGGTCGTGGACACGAATAATTTGCGCATGGAGCGGTACAAGCAGGTCGCGAAGAAGCGTGGATCAACATTGGACAGTGTCGGTAAGCAGGCGGCGGCAATCCTCTTCAAGCGCGCCACCCCGGGACAACTGTTACAAACCGCCGACGGGAAATGGAAGAAGAAGGATTAA